The Stomoxys calcitrans chromosome 3, idStoCalc2.1, whole genome shotgun sequence genome includes a region encoding these proteins:
- the LOC106085936 gene encoding putative nuclease HARBI1 — protein MDLEILEHFQNDLHDIKVFEDFLKVNSLNRHVNCSKRFVNLGVIRAKRGFKNRKRRRLNPLVDLTEEEFQHSYRFSKDSIRRLLEMVKDDLEIEQQQCSGMAKRESQVPVEKQIMAAVRYWGRTEHPEITAQVHGITVGTLMKISKRVAEALSYKASRYIRMPCLLAEKEKVTKGFYDLAHMPQVIGAVTHLNIRCKRQGAANQEQKPDDILYIQIVSDANFKIRDLDCHTVKSASSIKSPADIFAQSRIKERFEQNEFRGRLLLGDSVLKCSSYLFTPITYAVTLAEQAFNSSLRLTYEPARRCLNLWQQRFGILNCEFTGSHTTVRHIIVALVLLHNMAIEWEDTALVKKADEDETSMHSSHERVKCADERSRAEFIKNHFNNFIS, from the exons ATGGATTTGGAAATATTGGAACATTTTCAAAACGATTTACATGATATTAAAGTGTTTGAGGACTTCCTAAAAGTGAATAGCTTAAACCGGCATGTTAATTGTAGCAAGCGATTTGTGAATCTTGGTGTTATCCGCGCGAAGAGGGGTTTTAAAAATCGTAAACGTCGCCGCTTAAATCCCTTAGTAGACTTAACCGAAGAAGAATTTCAGCATAGCTATCGTTTCAGTAAAGATAGTATACGTCGTTTGCTGGAAATGGTAAAGGATGATCTGGAAATAGAGCAGCAACAATGTAGCGGTATGGCTAAACGAGAAAGTCAGGTGCCAGTGGAGAAGCAAataatggcagcagtgcgttaTTGGGGCAGAACTGAG CATCCCGAAATAACAGCTCAAGTACATGGCATTACTGTTGGCACTTTGATGAAAATTAGTAAACGTGTAGCAGAAGCATTATCCTATAAAGCCTCCCGTTACATTCGTATGCCCTGTTTATTGGCTGAAAAGGAAAAAGTCACTAAGGGCTTTTATGATCTGGCTCATATGCCTCAAGTCATTGGAGCTGTAACTCACTTGAATATTAGGTGTAAGCGTCAAGGAGCTGCTAATCAGGAACAAAAGCCCGATGATATTCTCTACATACAAATAGTATCGGatgcaaatttcaaaatacgTGATTTGGACTGTCACACAGTGAAATCGGCCAGCAGTATTAAATCGCCTGCCGATATATTTGCACAAAGTCGCATCAAGGAACGTTTTGAGCAGAATGAATTTCGTGGTCGTCTGTTATTGGGTGATTCGGTATTGAAATGTTCTTCATACCTGTTTACTCCAATAACCTATGCAGTCACACTGGCTGAACAGGCTTTTAACAGTTCATTGCGTTTAACTTATGAACCAGCTAGACGTTGTCTCAACTTGTGGCAGCAGCGCTTTGGCATATTAAATTGTGAATTCACTGGTTCACATACTACGGTGCGGCATATAATTGTTGCTTTGGTACTACTGCACAATATGGCTATAGAATGGGAAGATACAGCTTTAG ttaaaaAAGCTGATGAAGATGAAACTAGTATGCATAGTTCCCATGAAAGGGTCAAATGTGCGGACGAACGTAGTCGAGCggaatttataaaaaatcatttcaatAATTTCATAAGTTAA
- the LOC106085935 gene encoding uncharacterized protein LOC106085935 — protein sequence MVKERKITFKTTLGRMEFELVDFLKAVAERPLLYDPQMFGNLPNINRKKDAAWTEIAFQLVPKLEKLDAKELSAVVDNMFRYNWSKMKTALRGRLRLVKEGKTKSKPYMFEKEMEFYIKSDPQLAEMYYNCKTDKSVSSPEEDDEETPRKRKQPEITIKEEILNESFSAEATKRSRISKEISASNAPPRSDRLKQTNLLATSSPKEGRKISKISTEIQNSNTPPRSDRLKQRSLLVSSSPKEGTKLSTKISKEISKNHTSPHADRSRLRGLFPDTSPASNLKKTPKNTNSPPSNGQEAEEVLKNRTSADTEKGQKLNTLNSSMHQRKSTRTSTCTKLQEKEGRTSVGHVSETFSKSSTPSSSEDESEGSIRRSSTATNSKQILEQNTSNVNNAKGRQLDVSAINPMDYCESIENVSAIHECVDNSAEQSTIHKATSNNRIPQQVVYGIHDAAERAFFESLLPIVYKIGKARKLDFKIEVLQLLKKYQK from the exons ATGGTCAAGGAAAGAAAAATTACCTTTAAAACTACTTTAGGAAGAATGGAGTTTGAATTGgtcgattttttaaaagctgtgGCAGAACGACCG TTGCTTTACGATCCACAAATGTTtggaaacctaccaaacataaataGAAAAAAGGACGCAGCATGGACGGAAATAGCTTTCCAGTTAGTCCCGAAATTGGAAAAACTAGACGCGAAAGAACTAAGTGCAGTAG TTGATAATATGTTCCGATACAATTGGTCTAAAATGAAAACGGCTCTTCGAGGACGGCTTCGTTTGGTAAAGGAGGGTAAAACAAAGAGTAAACCTTACATGTTTGAGAAAGAAATGGAATTCTATATAAAGTCGGACCCTCAACTTGCTGAAATGTACTATAATTGTAAAACTGACAAAAGCGTGTCAAGTCCTGAAGAGGACGATGAGGAAACCCCACGAAAAAGGAAACAACCCGAAATTACAATCAAAGAGGAAATTTTAAACGAAAGTTTTTCTGCAGAAGCTACGAAGAGATCTAGGATATCAAAGGAAATCTCTGCCAGCAATGCTCCTCCGCGCTCAGATCGATTGAAACAAACGAATTTATTGGCTACCAGTTCTCCGAAAGAaggcagaaagatatcgaaaatatcgacaGAAATCCAAAATAGCAACACTCCTCCGCGGTCAGATCGATTAAAGCAACGGAGCTTGTTGGTTAGCAGTTCTCCCAAAGAGGGTACAAAGTTATCAACAAAAATATcgaaagaaatttcaaaaaaccatACATCTCCGCATGCAGATCGATCAAGGCTTAGGGGTTTATTCCCTGACACTTCTCCTGCAAGTAATTTAAAGAAAACCCCCAAGAACACAAATTCTCCTCCATCTAACGGCCAAGAAGCAGAAGAAGTCTTAAAGAACAGAACCTCTGCCGATACGGAAAAAGGACAAAAACTAAATACATTGAATAGTAGCATGCATCAAAGGAAATCCACGAGAACTAGCACATGCACAAAATTACAAGAAAAGGAAGGAAGAACATCTGTGGGTCATGTATCTGAAACATTCTCAAAATCGAGTACTCCCTCCAGTTCGGAAGATGAAAGTGAAGGTTCCATCAGGAGAAGCAGTACAGCGACAAACTCTAAGCAAATTCTTGAACAGAATACTTCTAATGTAAATAATGCTAAAGGGCGACAACTAGACGTCTCTGCAATAAATCCTATGGACTATTGCgaatcaatcgaaaatgtaaGCGCTATTCACGAATGCGTTGATAACAGTGCTGAGCAGTCTACAATTCATAAAGCTACTTCAAATAACCGCATACCACAGCAGGTCGTATATGGCATTCATGATGCCGCCGAACGTGCATTCTTCGAGTCTCTCCTACCGATAGTTTACAAGATCGGTAAAGCACGAAAACTTGATTTCAAAATAGAAGTTTTGCAACTCCTTAAGAAATATCAGAAATAA
- the LOC106085940 gene encoding protein piwi: MSDDQSRGRRRPSREYHSSEPGTSRRPRERSISEEPKPKVIKTEVVDSPDRYSRASSSNVSVKREPESPEHRRSPSAASNVSVKKEEPDDYDERVKKEPRDRNRGEASTSRSARDRVNRYEVSLVYTKPSDVISKTGSLGKEITLQTNYFRLIKTPTWKIHQYHVTFAPEIELRRLKSGILSEHRELLGGYLYDGSKLFTTTKLKEEKTILHTKSKQGENFVITIKYVGVISMTEWQSLQILNLILRRSMEGLKLQLVGRNFYDPVAKIDLREYRMQLWPGYQTSIRQHEKDILLCAEIAHKVMRTETVYDIFRRCQENARDFREDFKRHIIGLTVLTDYNNKTYRINDIDFQKTPRETFSMKGEKVTFMDYYYQKYNIRIRDPQQPLLISKAKERSLRGGEKEVVILIPELCRATGLNDSMRNNFQLMRAMADHTRMNPDRRIDRLRTFNDRLQQTEDSVRILTDWNMKLDTRLVEVKGRILDQQKIVFRDHRKEPSGEQADWTRHCRSMGMFTTPSRGLERWAVIATNRNSRDLRNFVESLIRAANGMNMRMERPREVMIYDDRNHSFIQAMEECCRQDPQLIMCLVPNNNAERYASIKKKGCLERAVPTQVITQKSAGNQRGLMSICTKVAIQINCKLGYTPWMIDVPLSGLMTIGYDVAKSARDKSKAYGALVATMDLKVNATFYSTVAECSSHDVLANSLWPMMTKALRQYKKEHDKLPNRILFYRDGVGEGSLKQVYEHEVKDIVEKLEQEYKRARMEKPPMFAYVVVTKSINTRVFARGRNPPPGTVVDDVVTLPERYDFYLVSQSVRQGTVAPTSYNVVYSNIRLTPDQMQLLTYKMTHLYYNWSGTTRVPAVCQYAKKLASLVASSLYQPPQNALEKKLYYL, from the exons ATGTCTGACGATCAGAGTCGTGGACGCCGCCGTCCGTCCCGGGAGTATCATTCATCAGAACCAGGCACCTCCCGCCGACCCCGGGAACGTTCCATTTCAGAAGAACCG aAACCGAAAGTAATTAAAACAGAAGTAGTTGACTCGCCCGATCGTTATTCGAGAGCCTCTTCCTCAAACGTAAGTGTTAAGAGAGAACCCGAATCACCGGAACATCGCAGGAGTCCATCAGCTGCTTCAAATGTATCGGTCAAGAAGGAGGAGCCAGACGATTATGACGAGCGTGTCAAAAAAGAACCACGCGATAGAAATCGCGGTGAGGCGTCAACATCAAGAAGTGCCCGAGATCGTGTCAATCGCTATGAAGTATCTTTAGTTTATACCAAGCCCTCCGATGTTATTAGCAAAACTGGCTCTCTGGGCAAAGAAATTACACTGCAGACAAATTATTTCCGTTTAATCAAAACACCAACTTGGAAAATTCATCAATATCATGTGACTTTTGCTCCCGAAATTGAGTTGAGACGTCTAAAGAGTGGCATACTATCGGAACATCGCGAATTATTGGGTGGCTACTTATATGATGGATCTAAACTATTCACCACCACCAAACTGAAGGAAGAGAagaccatacttcacacaaaatcTAAACAGGGTGAAAACTTCGTTATCACCATCAAATATGTGGGCGTCATATCCATGACAGAATGGCAATCGTTGCAAATtctaaatttgattttaagGCGTTCCATGGAAGGTTTGAAACTTCAACTAGTTGGACGTAATTTTTATGATCCTGTTGCAAAG ATTGATTTGCGTGAATATCGCATGCAATTGTGGCCCGGCTATCAGACTTCAATTAGACAACATGAAAAAGATATTCTGCTGTGTGCTGAGATTGCCCACAAAGTCATGCGTACGGAAACTGTGTATGATATTTTCAGACGCTGCCAAGAAAATGCCCGTGATTTCAGAGAAGACTTTAAAAGGCACATTATTGGCCTTACTGTTTTAACAGATTACAATAATAAAACCTATCGCATTAATGACatcgattttcaaaaaacaccCAGAGAGACCTTTAGTATGAAAGGTGAAAAAGTAACATTCATGGATTACTATTACCAG AAATACAATATTCGCATACGTGATCCGCAGCAACCTTTATTGATATCCAAAGCAAAAGAGCGGTCATTGCGTGGAGGTGAGAAAGAGGTGGTCATACTAATACCCGAACTTTGTCGTGCCACCGGCCTTAATGATAGCATGCGTAATAATTTCCA actcATGAGAGCTATGGCTGATCACACCCGTATGAATCCCGATAGACGTATTGACCGTTTGCGCACCTTTAACGATCGTCTGCAACAAACAGAAGACAGTGTGCGCATTTTAACCGATTGGAACATGAAACTGGACACACGGTTGGTTGAGGTGAAGGGACGTATTTTGGATCAACAAAAAATCGTTTTTAGAGACCACAGAAA AGAACCTTCTGGCGAGCAAGCTGATTGGACCAGGCATTGTCGCAGTATGGGCATGTTTACCACTCCTTCACGCGGTTTAGAACGCTGGGCTGTTATTGCAACAAATCGTAATTCAAGAGATTTACGCAATTTTGTCGAGTCACTTATCCGTGCAGCCAATGGCATGAACATGCGGATGGAAAGACCTAGAGA GGTTATGATATATGATGACCGCAATCATAGTTTTATACAAGCAATGGAAGAATGCTGCCGGCAAGATCCCCAGCTTATCATGTGTTTGGTACCAAACAACAATGCCGAAAG ATACGCTTCAATCAAAAAGAAGGGCTGTCTAGAACGTGCAGTTCCTACCCAAGTTATAACACAAAAATCTGCCGGAAATCAACGTGGCCTCATGAGTATTTGCACAAAAGTGGCCATACAGATCAACTGTAAGCTTGGCTACACACCTTGGATGATTGATGTACCCCTTTCTGGTCTAATGACCATTGGCTATGATGTGGCGAAAAGTGCTCGTGATAAATCGAAGGCTTATGGTGCTTTAGTTGCCACCATGGACTTAAAAGTTAATGCCACCTTTTATAGCACAGTGGCAGAGTGTAGCTCTCACGATGTTTTGGCTAATAGTCTGTGGCCCATGATGACCAAAGCTTTGCGTCAGTACAAAAAAGAACATGACAagttgccaaatcggattttgTTCTATCGCGATGGTGTGGGCGAAGGTTCATTGAAACAGGTTTACGAACATGAAGTCAAGGACATCGTAGAGAAGCTGGAGCAAGAATACAAGCGAGCCAGAATGGAAAAACCTCCAATGTTTGCCTATGTCGTTGTCACAAAATCGATTAATACGCGTGTTTTCGCCCGTGGCCGCAATCCCCCACCTGGAACAGTGGTCGACGATGTTGTCACTTTGCCCGAGCGTTACGATTTCTATTTGGTATCCCAGTCAGTACGCCAGGGCACAGTTGCTCCCACCAGTTACAATGTCGTCTATAGCAATATTCGCCTCACACCCGACCAAATGCAATTGTTAACCTACAAAATGACCCATTTGTATTACAACTGGTCCGGCACCACAAGAGTACCCGCTGTCTGCCAATACGCCAAGAAACTGGCCTCTTTGGTGGCCTCCAGTTTGTATCAGCCCCCGCAgaatgctttagaaaagaaACTTTACTATTTGTAA
- the LOC106085932 gene encoding vacuolar protein sorting-associated protein VTA1 homolog translates to MEFPPCPASLKQIQHFLKIAQEHDVRDIVVAYWSRLYALQVGLKLTTQQPEETRLLLAIMDWLESMKKEHADNEAITNEVAAQAHMENYALKLFLYADKQDRDGNFGKNVVKAFYSSGVIYDVLQTYGELSEEALHNRKYAKWKAAYIHNCLKNGETPISGPMGEEEGGEEGNENNDTPTLSPQEPSNEAPGGNDSNEAAGGDDSNENPENTDNNIPDAEAILNNPDILPSPPVEEEKPGGFEPFVPPTTPHPVYTPPVVKVQLTSDQMMKAQKYCKYAGSALDYDDVNTAIENLNKALKLLTTGQDN, encoded by the exons ATGGAGTTTCCTCCTTGCCCTGCTTCGTTAAAGCAAATACAGCATTTCCTGAAGATTGCTCAGGAACACGATGTGAGGGACATCGTTGTGGCGTATTGGTCCAGGCTATA TGCCCTGCAAGTTGGCCTTAAATTGACCACACAACAACCAGAGGAAACCAGGCTATTGTTGG CTATAATGGACTGGCTAGAGAGTATGAAGAAGGAACATGCGGATAATGAAGCTATTACCAATGAAGTAGCGGCTCAGGCTCATATGGAAAACTATgctttgaaattgtttttatatgcAGATAAACAGGATCGTGATGGAAATTTCGGCAA GAACGTGGTCAAAGCTTTTTATTCCAGCGGAGTGATATATGATGTTCTTCAAACATATGGGGAACTGAGTGAGGAGGCCCTTCATAATCGCAAGTACGCCAAATGGAAGGCGGCTTACATTCATAATTGCCTAAAGAACGGTGAAACACCCATATCAGGTCCAATGGGAGAAGAGGAAGGCGGCGAGGAGGGCAATGAAAACAATGATACCCCAACTCTTTCACCACAAGAACCTTCAAACGAAGCCCCTGGAGGGAACGATTCAAATGAAGCTGCCGGAGGTGATGATTCAAATGAGAACCCTGAAAATACTGATAATAATATACCGGATGCGGAGGCGATACTAAATAATCCCGATATATTACCAAGTCCTCCAGTGGAGGAAGAAAAGCCTGGTGGCTTCGAACCATTTGTTCCACCAACAACTCCGCATCCTGTATACACACCTCCTGTTGTTAAAGTACAACTTACCTCTGATCAAATGATGAAAGCTCAAAAGTATTGCAAATACGCCGGTAGCGCATTAGATTACGATGATGTAAATACAGCGatagaaaatttgaacaaaGCCTTAAAATTACTAACCACGGGACAAGACAATTGA